GAGGGTCTTGGATCGTGTTTTTTAAGCAGGTGCTGGCCCTCCATAATGCTGATTCAGGATGAACGATTTGCGTGGTTTTAAATTATGACAATGCTATTGGTGACTGTCGAACATGAAGGAGTATCTGATCATTTAGTGGGGCTGTAGTGTCGGACTAAAATccataatattagaataaagaGTTGAGTGTAAATAAGTACATATGAGGGATCTCCTGatctctggactgatatctgttgttgtttgtcgaCGACTGGCGTGAAATAACTGCTTTACattgggtgaatgtgctgtgatttgatTTCGTGTCCATTAGTCACCTTCTCTCTgcgtaaaaaaaacaaaaaaacaagcaaaaaaccAAGAAGAAAGCCACATGGTTTTGGTAGCATGGgcagaaactgcagaaaataGACATGCAGCTTCCGCAGTCAAAGCTGGAAGCTCTCTAGGAATCGATCGTTAGCACATCAGCGGTACTTCTGTTCATCAAGCCCCACCATGGAAGACCTGCCGCTCCCATGTGGAGCAAGTATGACCAGGAAGACCTTGCTGGCAAATCTATTGAAGTAAAGATGAACTAGACTCTGCTCCCAGCGTATAAACGCTGTGCCATTAACTCCTCTAGCTAGCAATGgcaaaactttttttattagcCTATTCCTGACGGCCTTAGTTCCATAAACTGAGCCAGTCCACCCTGTCTATCTTAACAGTGCGACCTTTCACACAGGATTAATATCAATTCTGTTCTTACAGCAATAGCTCGGAGTAGGTAGGGCGACCTAGGCCACCCCGTATGTTCTGGAATGGAAAAACGCTCATGTACTCCGGCACATATAGCCAGAGCTTAATGTTAATGTACACAGAGCACAGACCCTTTGGTCTTCTTTTGggtttgggtgggtgggtgggaggaagggaggggtcAGACTGGCTGCCTGTTTTGTGCACAACCCGGAAAGTCTGGTAGCACTTTTGAGGCCAGCTGTACCAGCGCAGACTCTCTTCTAGTGGTGTTTTGTTTCTTCTAGTAACATTTCTCAATGTCTTTCCCCTCTATCACAGACCACAAGTCTGGCAGCAGTTCCTTGGACACTCTTCTTGCGCTGCTGCAAACGGAAGGAGCCAAAATCGAGGAGGAAACAGAGGTAACCACATTCATGCTGCTTTAACCACAAAAGCCTGGCCGGGTTTCAAAAACGGTGCTGTTGCTGAACCTTTCTCGCCGCGTAACAGTTAAACACACTCATTGGAGGCTATTTAACAGTCAGGCGCTCTGTGTTTGACAGCTGGGAGGATTCGTAGCACATACCTAGCATCCACTCATGGCTGCATTCAGAGTATGACACTCTGTGTATGTGGGGTTGAGTCATGCATGAAGTGTTGCAGCTTCAGTCATCTTCAGTCTGTTATTGTGAATCATCTGATGGACAATCACTGGACGAGGAGTCGGTCTTAAGAAATATTCAGTGCTCAGAAAGTAGGTTCCCAAAAGTATTTTGGGAAACCCAGCCTGGATTGTCTGGTCATGATGACCAGACAATTATTTACTGAAACTCAAACCTTTCTAGAATAGTTAGGGTCCTCTTATTTTTTTAGCTCAGTATTTTCCTGCATGTCCCTTCCCTTCAAGTTTTTAAGGCTTGAGTTCAGCCAGGCTTGTTGGAGCAACGGCCAGATTTACGTAACGCCACAATCTCTTTCTTTATCCAAACAGAACATGGCTGACTCTTTCCTGAACGGCGACGTGACTCTCGACGCCTTCATCGACGAGTACCAGAGCAAGCGGAAGCTGGCCCACCTGCGACGGGTGAAGATCGAAAAGCTTCAGGAGATGGTGCTGAAGTCCCCTCAGCTTCTCCAGGCGGTGCCCCAGCCATGCCGTCCCGCACCAGAACCAACCCCCAAACCTGTCCCACTCCAGAGAGAAATTAACGGCTCCCCGGCCCCCGTTCCCCAGCCCCGACGAGCCCCTCCGCTGCCACCAATCAAAAGCCCACCAGCAGCCCCAGCTCCACAGCCTGCTGCTGCATTTTCCTACCCGGCTACCCCGTACCCTCCTATACCACCCAGGGTGGGGCAAATCCCGCCAAGTCTCAGTCACGGATACCCACCCGTCTGCATGCCACAGTACCCACCTCCTGTCCCTCAGAGACCAGCGCCACGTTTGGCCCCTCAACCAGGCTTTATCGTCCAGTGACCTAGTGGCTGTTCTGTCAACCTGGAAGGGACACAAATGAACACTGGACTGAAACACCTGAGCCTTGCTGGGGGTCCTCCAGCCAAGCACTTGCACGAATTCGAGCATCGCAGTGCTGGAAGACTGAACCGGGGAGGGGTCATCTAGTCATTTCTGGACTTcttttggttgttgtttttgctcCTAAACTTGCACTTTAGACTTTGTGCTTCTGGCGTTACGGCTGGTTACACTCCTGGCTCCTTTTGGTTGGTTCACTGAATTGGTCCTCTTTTTTATGTTCACAGCCAAATTAGCAGAAATGCTAGCTGAAGCCAAGCTGTggttgtctgtctctctctctctctctctctctctctcttttttttttttttttttttaacgcaAGTCTGATCCAATCCCCAGATTGCATCAGGCAGCCGTTGGTGCTACCTGACGCGGGTCTCCATTTCCACACAGTTAAAGCCTCAATAATATCTTGGTCAGCCTGTTGTATCTTCACACATTTCATATCTAATAATAATCTGCTTCATcactgatgatggtggtgggggtggaggtgaaGGTGATGATGAAGCCTATGCAAACCAAGGCtgaactgtgtgtctgtgtgaataACAAACCTGTGCACAGACCAGCAGCCAAAAGACGTCCTATTTCAAAAGCCTGGATTCTGCGCTACTCTACTCCAACAGAAAATTGCTTGGGCAGATGAAGACATAGAAGCTAGGACAGACCTAGCTTGATTAGAAACCTGATCAGGGTGTCTGTGGGATACATTGACAGCGTTGAGGGTGATTCCCAGTTGCAAGCTATAGTCGACGTCTGCGCTTAAGTCGCGAGCCGTCCCACGAGGACAAATATTGACCGGAGGGGAGTGTACGTCCCAGCATAGGCGCAGCAAATGGAGGCTGGTTGGTCGTGACCTTGCTAATTGTTGGGTTTCATGCCTTGCTTAGCTTAATCAGGCCATGTGTTTATCCTGCGTTCAAGAACACAAGCTCGAGCTTGTCTCTTGGGTAGGTTTGTAGCGGGGGGGGGAGGCGGGTGATTCCGAATTTAGTAGTGGTGCATGTGAgatttgattgtgtttttactgggtaCTAACACTGAAAAGCAAATGATCTGGCATGTGTCTTATTTACCGTCTAATTACTGATCTAATCCTCGGATGAGAAGAATTGAACTTTTTGTacaaatttaatattattaacctTTTAGGAATATTAATATtgttcaatctggagctttctGCTTTCCTATACAGCCATAATAGCGTCGATTCCTACTTTTGTGAAATGAAagacatttgtttgtttattgtttgtttggttttcagAGTACTGCTAATTATGTCCTATAACAGCATATTTCTAacaaaccatatatatatatatatatatatatatatatatatatatatatatatatatataatgacacTCCCTGTACGGTAGCTCCCAACGccggtgctctctctctctgtctctccatgcCTTACTCCGATTACTGTGCGAGCCCTCATTTCAAACCACTTGAGACCGGTTCTCTGTTCTCTCCTCAGAAGGGCAGCAAAAGCCCAGTGGCTAAAGCTGGAACTGGCGAACCGTTAGCCGCCTAGTGCCTGCAGGTATGATCGCTGTGTTCCTCATGGCTGCTTCACACCTGTATTTCTTTACTCTTACAGGAATACACCCAGTGTAGACAACGCGTCCTCAGGCCAGCTTGGTTTAGTTGCAGTTTCAGAGCAGCTTTGAGTTTTGAGTCGACAAGCTTTTCATTTTCGTTTTTCTGTACGAAAGGGTTCTGTCGTGTTTAACGGTACATAAACGTCTCGCAACAGATGGAGGTTAGGTTTAAGCATGCTTACATGCTGCTGTTCAGGAGCTCAGAACAATGGCTGTGATTGTACAAGTGTCCTTACACAACGCCCGCGTACCTTCAGGCAGTTAGAAGAGAGATTACGGCAGGTAGCTGTAAGATTTCTCTCATAGTTAGGTTAAGAAAACTGTAAGCTGTTGAGAGTGGGGTTTAGTGCGACGAGGTCTGTAGAGAAACCGCAGACGACGATAATGGTGAACGGAATCGCTGCACAAATGTCAccatttcatttgttttgaaGCTTTCTTTGGGGACTGTTTAGCCACACAGCGCTCACTGCATGTgtccctccaccatgaatgcATTTCAGAGATGCCCTTTAGACCAAAACCTTCTTGTAACTGTGGGAAACCGTGTCATCAGCATCCGCGGTCCTGAGTCCAGTTGGCCTTTGctttctcaggggtgggttgaggGCACTTCCTTCCTACATCACTCCGAGGCTgtctgcatcagcagcagtttgcaaagaggcggtggctgacttaACATGTGTCATCTGAgacatgctagtcttcacccttctGGTGTTTGTGGTCTTAGGTAATCGgtcttccaaattgggtagaaaaggGGGCCAAATTAGAAACACTAGGGTCAAACCACGTAATGAGCAGCAGTTGGGAGTGTCCCCATCACTCTTAAATATCACTGAAGTGCCTCTTAAAATGAACCAAATGTACAGCTCCCTCACCCCAAATATAGTGGATCAGCCAAGACCCCTGTTGTTGTCCGAAGTTTACTACTacttttctttgttgttttgtgcTCTGAGGCTGTGAGCTGTAAGCTTATGTTTCACCACTTAGCACTGTGCTAACCGCATGCCGATATCTTCACACACTTGCCTCCAACCCTGTTCTTCAGGAATCTCTAGTAGACCTGCTTATCCCAGCCAACCTGCTCATGTGGGTTCCAGGtgagcatgggctctgagtgagtGTACAACCCCGATGACCCATGTTTAAGCCCTTCTGGTCCTTGTTGGGCATCCATATGCCCATGCATGTCTCTGGTCCATTTTCTAGAGAAGTGTCTGTTGGGTTTGAGGCAGGAACTGTTTGCTGTAGGCTTCCATTCTTTGTCGGGGGGAAGGCGGCCTAGTGTCATATGCAGTGAACGGTTATTTCAGGCCCTTCTTAGGCGAGATGTGCAATCTGGAGTTATCTGCTCTTCATCACGGCGAAACAAAGACCTGGCCGATAGGTTGGTCGCGTCCCGGAGTCGTGTCTCTTTTCCCCCTcatgaatgtttgtttgtttgtgtatctgtttgtttgcttgtttgtttgtttttgttcatcTCTCCTGAATCCTCCACTGCAGCCGAGCGGCCGACACTCCTGATGTACATCCTCCGTTGTAACAGTGGTTCGGTTCGTTGTGGAAAACTGGTAGAATTGGTGAAATTGACCCATTGTTGGTTCGAAGGGTAATAAAGGAAATCGGTGGTTTCGATCAAGCCTTGTCTGCACACTGTTTTACTGTCTGTC
This Salminus brasiliensis chromosome 20, fSalBra1.hap2, whole genome shotgun sequence DNA region includes the following protein-coding sequences:
- the vps37ba gene encoding VPS37B subunit of ESCRT-I a, whose amino-acid sequence is MARFGNMLSAFSIAELSELLEDDDKLNRIVEDVEEVKEVQQSKEMTLAGNRSLAEQNLELQPRLDHQKNELTKRYRSLQDMFEAYQLRKSTLDHKSGSSSLDTLLALLQTEGAKIEEETENMADSFLNGDVTLDAFIDEYQSKRKLAHLRRVKIEKLQEMVLKSPQLLQAVPQPCRPAPEPTPKPVPLQREINGSPAPVPQPRRAPPLPPIKSPPAAPAPQPAAAFSYPATPYPPIPPRVGQIPPSLSHGYPPVCMPQYPPPVPQRPAPRLAPQPGFIVQ